The following coding sequences are from one Candidatus Anaeroferrophillus wilburensis window:
- a CDS encoding N-acetyltransferase: protein MLRHATTRDVQVIQKILEHYARQEILLPRSLSDLYDNVRDFVVYQEGDKVIATSALHVCWDDLGEIRSLAVLPDYTKRGIGAELVAHCEAEARQLGLRQVFTLTYQERFFANLGYQKVDKATLPHKVWSDCLKCVKFPNCDEIAMSKTLVDTHEAMPS from the coding sequence ATGCTGCGCCACGCTACCACCAGGGACGTCCAGGTCATTCAGAAGATTTTAGAACACTATGCCCGGCAGGAAATCCTGCTGCCCAGATCCCTGAGCGACCTCTATGACAATGTCCGGGATTTTGTTGTTTACCAGGAGGGAGACAAGGTTATCGCTACATCAGCGCTCCATGTCTGCTGGGATGATCTGGGGGAGATCCGATCACTGGCCGTGCTTCCCGATTACACCAAAAGAGGAATCGGTGCTGAACTGGTAGCCCACTGCGAAGCGGAAGCACGGCAATTGGGACTGCGACAGGTTTTCACCCTGACCTATCAGGAGCGCTTTTTTGCCAACCTGGGCTACCAAAAAGTCGACAAAGCGACCCTGCCTCATAAAGTCTGGAGTGACTGCCTGAAATGCGTCAAGTTCCCCAACTGCGATGAGATTGCCATGTCCAAAACCCTGGTGGATACCCATGAGGCAATGCCGTCTTAA
- a CDS encoding sodium ion-translocating decarboxylase subunit beta, whose translation MMQLHTGFSGLDLPHVVMIVIGLGFIYLAIAKEWEPYELLPIGAGMILANLPLTGITLQPGPDVGPGMAGVLGIILKYGLYHWTILPQFVFFCIGAMTDFGPLIANPRSFILGAAAQIGIYIAFIGAFFLGFSIPEACSIGIIGGADGPTTIYTTGLLAPEIMGITATAAYSYMAMVAVIQPPIIKLLTTKKERQIKMKPMLRRVSRLEKILFPIITMIIVVLLIPQSAPLVGMLMLGNLFRESGVVKRLSETAQNDFMNIITILLMLGIGASMPAEAVLQLKTMLVLLLGLTAFAFGTVGGVLLGKVYSKLSKEPFNPMVGAAGVSAVPMAARIVQHLGQKENKHNFLLMHAMGPNVAGVIGSAIAGGYFLSLFVR comes from the coding sequence ATGATGCAGTTACATACGGGGTTTAGTGGTCTTGATCTGCCCCATGTGGTAATGATTGTCATAGGTTTGGGTTTTATCTATCTGGCGATTGCCAAGGAGTGGGAACCGTACGAGCTGCTGCCCATCGGTGCCGGCATGATTCTCGCCAATCTGCCGCTGACCGGCATTACTCTGCAGCCGGGCCCTGATGTGGGGCCGGGGATGGCCGGTGTTCTGGGCATCATCCTTAAATATGGTCTCTATCATTGGACTATTTTGCCCCAGTTTGTCTTTTTCTGTATTGGTGCCATGACCGATTTCGGCCCCTTGATCGCCAATCCCCGTTCGTTTATCCTCGGAGCGGCGGCCCAGATCGGTATTTACATCGCATTTATCGGGGCCTTCTTTCTGGGTTTTTCCATTCCTGAGGCCTGCTCCATCGGTATTATAGGTGGTGCCGATGGTCCGACAACCATCTATACCACAGGGCTTCTGGCGCCGGAGATTATGGGGATTACGGCCACTGCAGCCTATTCTTATATGGCCATGGTTGCGGTCATTCAGCCACCGATCATCAAACTGCTGACGACCAAGAAAGAGCGGCAGATTAAAATGAAACCGATGCTCCGCCGGGTTTCCCGGCTGGAAAAGATCCTCTTTCCCATTATCACCATGATCATTGTTGTTTTGTTGATTCCGCAGTCAGCACCGTTGGTGGGGATGCTGATGCTGGGCAACCTGTTTCGCGAAAGCGGCGTCGTCAAACGGCTCAGTGAAACGGCACAGAATGATTTCATGAATATTATCACCATCCTGCTGATGCTGGGGATCGGGGCTTCAATGCCCGCGGAAGCGGTGCTGCAACTGAAGACCATGCTGGTGTTGTTGCTTGGTCTGACAGCCTTTGCTTTTGGTACAGTCGGCGGGGTGTTGCTGGGGAAGGTATACTCCAAGCTTTCCAAGGAGCCTTTTAATCCTATGGTGGGCGCGGCCGGCGTGTCGGCGGTGCCGATGGCGGCCCGTATTGTCCAGCACCTGGGACAGAAGGAGAATAAGCATAATTTTCTCCTGATGCACGCCATGGGGCCCAATGTTGCCGGGGTTATCGGCTCGGCTATTGCCGGTGGTTACTTCTTGAGTCTGTTTGTCCGTTAA
- a CDS encoding diguanylate cyclase translates to MDIALIKEYKTLSQVLLKALGSSYRAEQPIGKTMKSLLTALETAGEAAQIKDIHRQIKELLVKETPQNVESLGAEVTTLKQDIMSQSLKDKELSSLVSGMKSLIALSLREVEGLSDQDEKLRHLFEEVRQELAALNTLEDLNEFSRHLKNLFYQKALVQGVVEQERDELKNIIVIMAATLTSFLDIGGAFSSNLDSYAKRLQVVKELSEIQSVRDLLLKETLSLKEQTGRMITEVQQANARVESANQKIEKLKQQMEKIKEEVIIDPLTKVYNRRAFDDKIKQEFASFKRYDSKTSLIMLDIDHFKIVNDTYGHRTGDGVLRVVAGILKKEIRDIDVLARYGGEEFIIVLPHTTLQPAVEVAERLRMRVSESRFAYKGERFSITASFGVAELQEDDTLDAYLRRVDAALYEAKDAGRNQVKASVMS, encoded by the coding sequence ATGGATATTGCTCTGATCAAAGAGTATAAAACCTTGTCACAGGTTTTACTGAAGGCTCTGGGCTCTTCGTATCGTGCTGAACAGCCGATTGGTAAAACCATGAAATCTCTGCTTACTGCTCTGGAAACTGCCGGTGAAGCAGCTCAGATCAAAGATATTCATCGCCAAATTAAAGAGTTGCTGGTCAAGGAAACTCCCCAGAATGTTGAATCCCTGGGGGCAGAAGTCACCACCTTGAAGCAGGATATCATGTCCCAGTCGTTGAAAGATAAGGAGCTCAGCAGTCTTGTATCAGGAATGAAATCACTGATTGCCTTGTCTTTGAGAGAGGTTGAAGGCCTGTCAGATCAGGATGAGAAATTGCGCCACCTGTTTGAAGAAGTGCGGCAGGAATTGGCGGCGCTGAACACGCTTGAGGATTTGAATGAGTTCAGCCGCCACTTGAAAAACCTTTTTTACCAGAAAGCGCTGGTCCAGGGTGTTGTTGAACAGGAGCGCGATGAGCTGAAAAATATTATTGTCATCATGGCGGCCACGCTGACCTCTTTTCTGGATATTGGCGGCGCCTTCAGCAGTAATCTTGACAGTTATGCCAAACGTCTGCAGGTGGTGAAAGAACTCAGTGAAATCCAGTCGGTTCGTGATCTGCTGCTCAAAGAAACCCTGTCGCTCAAGGAGCAAACCGGCCGGATGATAACCGAGGTGCAGCAGGCCAATGCGCGGGTTGAATCGGCGAACCAGAAGATCGAGAAGTTGAAGCAGCAGATGGAGAAGATCAAGGAGGAGGTTATCATCGATCCGCTCACCAAGGTTTATAACCGCCGGGCCTTTGATGATAAAATCAAGCAGGAGTTTGCCAGTTTCAAGCGATATGACAGTAAGACATCGCTGATTATGCTTGATATTGACCATTTTAAGATTGTCAATGATACCTATGGCCACCGGACTGGTGATGGTGTGTTGCGGGTGGTGGCCGGGATACTTAAAAAGGAGATCCGTGATATCGATGTGCTGGCTCGTTATGGCGGCGAGGAGTTCATCATTGTTCTGCCTCATACGACCCTGCAGCCGGCGGTTGAGGTTGCTGAACGACTCAGAATGAGGGTGTCCGAAAGCCGTTTTGCCTATAAGGGTGAACGCTTTTCCATCACTGCCAGCTTCGGGGTTGCTGAACTGCAGGAAGATGATACGCTGGATGCCTACCTCAGGCGGGTTGACGCGGCTCTTTATGAAGCCAAAGACGCCGGCCGCAACCAGGTCAAGGCAAGTGTCATGAGCTGA
- a CDS encoding PAS domain-containing protein codes for MRETGFLSANSRLQVSVEEKTEGKDCMLEKNTRYRRIIDAISDGIYLVDREYTLTAINRSEAAYFKAHPKDLVGRKCYEVFWGRDDVCPNCYVKRCFVNGQGQGRLREKSFKVGRPYVNIFYHPIIDPGEQCCEEVVVYIQDASAMVALEEKTAQAEKMVSLGQMAAGIAHDLNNFLASIYGIVQLLQMMREDNVRNQQKEDHLFQRLVEQVEALNLLAKNLSLFSHPDQEDILPISLNQIVKEVLSFSRYELEREQVVVNCQLADDLPLTPMMKTQMEQVLLNLMMNAAHAIREKRGGGEVVEAGEIIVRTWCDKGWVGFSVGDNGCGIPEDKFEAIMQPYYSTKSTSSGSGKGTGLGLPTVKTIVDKHSGILEWESHVGVGSTFIVKLPVAGRTDRETIV; via the coding sequence GTGAGGGAAACTGGTTTTTTATCGGCCAACAGCCGGTTGCAGGTAAGCGTAGAAGAGAAAACCGAGGGGAAGGACTGCATGCTGGAGAAGAATACCCGTTACCGCCGCATTATCGATGCCATCAGTGACGGCATCTACCTGGTTGACAGGGAGTATACCCTGACTGCCATCAACCGGTCTGAAGCGGCATATTTTAAGGCCCATCCCAAGGACCTGGTGGGCCGCAAGTGTTACGAGGTTTTTTGGGGCAGGGATGATGTATGTCCCAACTGCTATGTCAAACGCTGTTTTGTCAATGGCCAAGGACAGGGTCGTTTGCGGGAAAAGAGTTTCAAAGTTGGGCGGCCCTACGTCAATATTTTCTATCACCCTATTATTGACCCCGGAGAACAGTGCTGTGAGGAAGTGGTGGTCTATATTCAGGATGCATCGGCAATGGTTGCCCTGGAGGAAAAGACCGCCCAGGCGGAAAAAATGGTTTCCTTGGGACAGATGGCCGCCGGTATTGCCCATGACCTCAATAACTTTCTTGCTTCCATCTATGGTATTGTCCAGCTGCTGCAGATGATGCGGGAGGACAATGTCAGGAATCAGCAGAAGGAGGATCACCTGTTTCAGCGCCTGGTGGAGCAGGTGGAAGCCCTTAATTTGCTTGCCAAAAATCTATCCCTTTTTTCCCACCCTGACCAGGAAGACATCCTGCCCATTTCCTTGAATCAGATTGTCAAAGAAGTACTCTCTTTCAGTCGCTATGAGCTGGAAAGGGAACAGGTCGTTGTCAACTGCCAGCTGGCCGATGATCTGCCCTTGACGCCAATGATGAAAACCCAGATGGAACAGGTGCTGCTCAACCTGATGATGAATGCCGCCCATGCGATCAGGGAAAAAAGAGGTGGCGGGGAGGTTGTCGAAGCCGGGGAAATTATTGTCCGCACCTGGTGCGATAAGGGTTGGGTCGGTTTTTCCGTTGGTGATAATGGCTGCGGCATCCCCGAAGATAAATTTGAAGCCATTATGCAGCCCTACTATTCCACCAAAAGCACCTCATCCGGCAGTGGTAAGGGAACCGGTCTGGGGCTGCCGACGGTTAAGACCATAGTTGATAAACACAGTGGTATACTTGAGTGGGAAAGCCACGTTGGCGTCGGTAGCACCTTTATCGTCAAGCTGCCTGTTGCCGGCCGGACTGATAGGGAAACGATTGTCTGA
- a CDS encoding CCA tRNA nucleotidyltransferase, with protein MTALDPSSPPLIIPRPEHAISRKKIDRNALKIMYRLKDHGFLAYLVGGAVRDLLLGRQPADFDIATDATPQQIKRLFRNSRIIGRRFRLAHIFFTDRITGIQQIIEVATFRKEFTLTEGNQELAAAKPTIVNNIYGTPAEDVQRRDFTINALFYALDGFSVIDYLDGLADLRDGIVRVIGDPYERLVEDPVRILRAMEFVCRLGFSLEEKTRAAMLFCAPRLAEVPASRMREELRGLYSKGTTSAMLELATQLNLLNFWLPEPVQTTWAEAKKLLEAIEGTFPLEGDDQLLETLVTTSFILPELINRCHLTPPAPLHEVAETCEQLLQPLAGNLQLPRFQRHRVKELIVGFFRLCSGDKRTKRLQKRADFHLSLFFFSQVSDLHRQELGNIAEFWHKQVRRWPPQKKYPGLELAALFQHLKR; from the coding sequence ATGACTGCATTAGACCCTTCTTCTCCACCCCTGATTATTCCCCGTCCTGAGCACGCCATCTCGCGAAAAAAGATTGACCGCAACGCGCTCAAAATCATGTATCGTCTAAAAGATCATGGTTTTCTTGCCTATCTGGTAGGCGGGGCAGTGCGGGATCTGCTATTGGGTCGCCAGCCGGCTGATTTTGACATCGCCACCGATGCAACACCGCAGCAGATCAAACGATTATTTCGCAATTCACGCATCATTGGCCGGCGATTCAGACTGGCCCATATTTTTTTCACCGACCGCATCACCGGCATCCAGCAGATCATTGAAGTTGCCACCTTCCGCAAGGAATTCACCCTGACGGAAGGCAACCAGGAACTGGCGGCCGCCAAGCCCACCATCGTCAACAATATTTACGGCACGCCGGCGGAAGATGTCCAGCGTCGTGATTTCACCATTAATGCCCTTTTTTACGCCCTGGATGGCTTTAGCGTTATTGATTATCTCGATGGTCTGGCCGACCTGCGTGATGGCATCGTCAGGGTTATTGGCGATCCCTATGAACGCCTGGTTGAGGATCCGGTCCGCATTCTGCGGGCAATGGAATTCGTCTGCCGTCTGGGATTCTCCCTGGAAGAGAAAACCCGGGCGGCCATGCTGTTTTGTGCACCTCGGCTTGCCGAGGTCCCTGCCAGCCGCATGCGTGAGGAGTTGCGCGGTCTTTACAGCAAAGGAACCACCTCTGCCATGCTGGAACTGGCTACCCAACTCAACCTGCTGAACTTCTGGCTTCCTGAGCCGGTCCAGACCACTTGGGCTGAGGCAAAAAAGTTACTGGAAGCCATTGAAGGAACTTTTCCCCTGGAAGGTGATGACCAGCTGCTGGAAACCCTGGTAACTACCTCTTTCATTCTCCCGGAACTCATCAACCGCTGCCATTTGACACCGCCGGCACCCCTGCACGAGGTTGCCGAGACCTGTGAGCAGCTGCTGCAGCCGCTGGCTGGCAACCTGCAACTGCCCCGCTTCCAGCGACACCGGGTCAAAGAGCTGATCGTCGGCTTTTTTCGTCTCTGCTCGGGAGATAAACGGACAAAGCGGCTGCAAAAACGGGCTGATTTTCATCTCTCTCTGTTCTTTTTCAGCCAGGTCAGCGACCTGCACCGGCAGGAACTCGGGAACATTGCTGAATTCTGGCATAAACAGGTTCGCCGCTGGCCACCCCAGAAAAAATATCCCGGCCTTGAGCTGGCAGCCCTGTTTCAGCATCTAAA